The sequence TCCTTTTCTTATTTCCTGAGTATAAAAACCCCCAGCTGATTCTACATTTTCTATTAGTTTTTTTAAAAGTGTTGTTTTTCCCACCCTCGGGTTACCTGTAATGAGAATATGCTTTTTCATTGTTTAATTTTATATATATATTATATAAATGTTATGGATTCTTAAAAAATTTAATGGATTTATCTAAAATTTTAAAAAAATAAAAAATGGAGGAATAATGGCCTCCATTTAGCCACATTATTTCAGGGTTGCCAAGAGCTTCGTGTAATTCCTCAACACATTTTTTTGGAATTATTTTATCTTTAATTGCATTTACCATTAGGATATTTGATTTTAATCCATTATATGAATAATTTAGTGGATCGACTTGGTTAAGTATTTCTTTTATATTCTCCTCTGATATTTTTTCTTTGATTAATTTCGCTCTTAACTTTTTAGTTAGTGAGCTGTGAAAAATGAGATAGGGTATATCAGCTCCTCCAAGTATTAAAACTGCTTTATTAAAGCACTGAAGTCTTGCTATGGCAACACTTCCAACTATAGCTCCCATACTTATCCCCAAAATTCCTATTTTAGAATTGTCAATCTCGGGTTGCTTTCTAACCCAATTTATATATATTTCTATATCATTTAGACTTTGCATGAGAATTTGTTTTATCATATTGAGGCTTTTATCACCCGTTATGGATTTCTTAGCTTTAAAAAAATTATATTCATTTTGATAAACTTCTTCTATTAAAAGAGTGGCAATTTTTTCTTTTGCAAATTTTTTACAAATTATTTTCTCTATAAATATTCCACCGCTTAGATGGGGTAAGATAATTATTATTGGAATTTTCTCTTTAATACCCGAGGGTTTATAATAATAGGAAAAAGAAGAAGCATTTTTTATTTTAATCTTATAAAAGATAATATTTTTCTTACTTTCCCAATAAAATGGTTCTTTAGAGGATAATAAATTTTGAAAGGAAAATAATGATAAAGATATTGATATTAATGAGATCGTCAGGCTTTTCATTTTTAGCTTAAAATTACCATTTGATCGCAATCTTTCTCATTTGTATACTTCAACTAATACAAACGCAATAAATAATTTGTAGGGCAACCCTTCAGAGCCTACCCCTAACCTTGCCCTGAACTTGTTTCATGGTTTGATTCGGGGGTTGCTTAATGCAAGGTAAAACCATGCCCTCCATGTCAATTTATTTAATTCGTTTGTATTAATATTTTTATAACATATCCATAAAAAAATAACATTTTATCTAAAAAGAGGCGATTCGGCTAGAAATTTGACAAATTCAGGATTTTAAAATAAAAAAACTTGAAGGAGGGATAAAATGATGGAAGAAAAGAAATCAATTAAAATTGCTACAATAATCCTTTTTATTGTTTTGGCCTACGCTGCAGTTTATAGTTTAATCTCAATAATAATTCCTGATGTTTTTGCAGTGCGAATATTTCCAGGATATACAGGACAATCCTGGTCCGATTTTGTTGCTTCAAGTCCAAAATTAGCAAATCACCACAGAGCGACTGCAAGATTGGCAGGAGGATTTGCACTTTCAACTGTCGTTGCTGGATTTTTTGTCCTTTTAACATCATTTAAGAAAGGTGAAAAATGGTCTTGGTTCTGCCTCTTGTTTGTCTCCCTTATAGCTTGGGTAAATTCATTGATATTTGGGATTTTTGGTAAAGATCCAATCAGCATAACAATGGACCTTGTGGGTCTAATTTTATTCATTATAGGTATAGTAATTCCAGCAAAAACCATTTTAGGGAAGAAAAAAATAGAGTAATTTCAATATTATCATGGATACATAAAAACGCTATTTTTGTACCACTTATTCAATCTCTTTTCCCATTAATACCAAAAAAACAGAAGATTTGAAGTATTTGGCAGATTAGAAATCTATTAAAATATGCAATAATTCCATAATTTTTAACAGTAGTGAAAAAATGTTGACCAGAAAACAATTATTACTAAAAGAGATACCAAGAAAGCGGCTTTCATACTTTGAATTGCAGGCATACTGGGGAATTACAAAACATATGGGAGGATTAGAGGCCACAAAGGAGCTGATAGAGCTCTGCAAAATAAATAAAGATAAACACATCCTGGATGTAGGTTGTGGTGTTGGAAAGACCACCTGTTACATTGTAAAAAGATACGATTGTAAAGTGATGGGAGTGGATATTTCTCAAAGTATGATTGAAAGGTCAAGCGAAAGAGTGAAAAGGGAGGGCGTAGAGGATAAAGTTAATTTAATTATGGCTGATGCACAGAACCTTCCTTTTAAAGAGAGAGTTTTCGATGCAGTCATTTGCGAATCTGTTACCGCATTTCCAAAAGATAAAAAGAGAGCGGTAAATGAGTATGCGAGAGTGGTAAAACAAAGACAGAAGCTCAGCTTTCAGAAAGTATGCAAAAGAAATATATTCTCCAGACACATTAAGAGCCTCTTTAAATACCTGGGATACGGAATATACGTTGGTAGAAAATAGAAAACAAGAAAAACATAAATATTTTAACTTTTCTCTCTGTTGACCGGTAGAATAAAAAGTGTTAAAAATTAACTATATTGCCGGGATGGCGGAATGGGCAGACGCAAGGGACTTAAAATCCCTCGGCACGTCAGTGCTGTGCCGGTTCGAGTCCGGCTCCCGGCATTGCATTATTATTTATTAATTAATAATTTTTTTGTTAAGAAGTTTGAGTTTGTTTACAAAGGAATAAAGAAGAATAATGTAATTATTCTCAATTGAAAAAACTGATTCAAAACTGAAATATTAGGTAAAGCAGGAGCAGGTAACTTTGTTAAGATAAAGCTTTTTTATTAGTTAGAAGTTTTCTTAATCTTTTATCGACTCTTGCAGATTTTGCTAATAAAAATAATTTATTTTTATCTATGTTTTCTAATTCATATAAATTCTTCACATCAATTATATCCTGAGGACTGCTTCCTTTCATTTTCATCACTATCAAACCTTCTGGCTTTGCAATATTTATTTGTGTTCCAAAAATAGAAGAATTAACCTGAGTTAAATCATCTAGAATTTTTTCGTGCCAATTTTTTGAAGCAATTATTAAATCAATTATAGTTACTCCATCATCTATTCTTATAACATACATTCCCAAGAGGTTATCCATCATTACCTCAGTCTTGTGGAATTCCTTTTGTATTCTTTTATTTAATAGGTCAATATTTTTTTTATTTAATTGCTCTGTAAGGTGGACAAGAAAATCTATATCTTTTGTTGCCCTTGGAACAGTCCATGAAGACACAGCGAGACCTCCTACGAGTGCAAAATTTTTAATAATTTTTTCTTGGGTTAAATTATTTAATAATTTGACTATCCTTTGAAAGGATTCTCGCATTTTTCTTTATTCCTTTTTTCAGATCTCGGCAGAGCTCAGATAGAAAAATTGCTTCTTCTATTTTTTTGTCTAAAGGAATGTTTCTTGACCTTTTCTTAATAGTTGACTTTTTTAATTCTCGAAAATTTTCAAAGCTTCTTTTTCTTTTCATTTTATAATAATAGCACTCTTTATATTTTTTTAAAATCTTTTTATAAACTTCAAAATTAATTTTATTCAGAGATCTTTTTTACTTTGTTTTGGAGGGCAATGAAACTTTTTTTATAAAGATTTCGTTATTTATACATGAAAGACAATGGATTCGAAAAGGAGTTTTAGAATAATGAAAAGAAATAAGTCACCATATATCCTAATAATATCGATGATATCGATGTTAATTATTTTTACAGGATTCATGTTATCTGATGAAAAAGTACTTAAAATTCCAAAGTTTTCCAGGGCTCCAAAGATAGATGGGGTTCTGGATAACCCTTTATGGGAAAAAGAAGCTCTTAAGATTGAGAATTTTGTTCAGTTTCAGCCAAAAGAGGGAGCAATTCCTTCTGAAAAAACCATCGCATATCTGGGTTATGATGAGAAAAATTTTTATTGTGCAGTTAAATGTTTTGATTCAGAGCCTAAAAAAATTCGTGCATCTTTAACTAATCGCGATAGTGCTTTCAATGATGATTGGATTTTGATATTTCTTGATACTTTCAATGAAAAAAGACGTGCTTTTGAATTTTTTGTTAATCCAATAGGAATTCAAGGAGATGGTATCAGAACTGAAGAAGGTGGAAACGAAAGCGACTCGCAAACATGGGATACTGTTTTTTATACTGATGGAAAATTGAATGAGGAAGGATATGTAGTGGAAATTGCTCTTCCCTTTAAAAGCATTCGTTTTCCAAACCTTCAGAAGAAAGTCTGGGGAATTTTTATAATTCGGAATATTCCGAGAAAGGGTGAATTGATTACTTTTCCAATAATTAAAAGGGGAATGGGAGGAGTCCTTACTCAGGAAGCCCAGATTATGATTGAAGGATACGTGGAAAGAGGTAAAAATTTAGAAGTTATGCCAATATTCACCTCTTTGAAAAATGAAGGAGAAAGAATCGACCCAGAAGCAGGAGTGAATCTCAAATATGGTTTAAGCTCAGACTTAACATTTGATTTCACATTTAACCCTGATTTCAGCCATATCGAGGCAGATGCTCCTCAGATTGACATAAACCAAAGGTTTGCCCTTTATTATCCTGAAAAGAGACCCTTTTTCCTTGAAGGAACTGAGATTTTTCAGTATGGCTCCCAGTGGGACCCTCAAGGAATTAATATTATTTATACAAGAAGAATAATCGACCCTCGATGGGGAGGAAAATTCACAGGAAAAGTTGGCCGATTTACTCTTGGGTATATATCTGCATTAGATCAAAACCCAACTGAAAGCTTGTGGGAAATTAGTAATGGCGGTAAAAACCTCAGTGAAGATGCTCTCTTTAATATATTTAGAATGAAAACAGATGTCTTTAA is a genomic window of Acidobacteriota bacterium containing:
- a CDS encoding alpha/beta hydrolase family protein, with the translated sequence MKSLTISLISISLSLFSFQNLLSSKEPFYWESKKNIIFYKIKIKNASSFSYYYKPSGIKEKIPIIIILPHLSGGIFIEKIICKKFAKEKIATLLIEEVYQNEYNFFKAKKSITGDKSLNMIKQILMQSLNDIEIYINWVRKQPEIDNSKIGILGISMGAIVGSVAIARLQCFNKAVLILGGADIPYLIFHSSLTKKLRAKLIKEKISEENIKEILNQVDPLNYSYNGLKSNILMVNAIKDKIIPKKCVEELHEALGNPEIMWLNGGHYSSIFYFFKILDKSIKFFKNP
- a CDS encoding class I SAM-dependent methyltransferase, which codes for MLTRKQLLLKEIPRKRLSYFELQAYWGITKHMGGLEATKELIELCKINKDKHILDVGCGVGKTTCYIVKRYDCKVMGVDISQSMIERSSERVKREGVEDKVNLIMADAQNLPFKERVFDAVICESVTAFPKDKKRAVNEYARVVKQRQKLSFQKVCKRNIFSRHIKSLFKYLGYGIYVGRK
- a CDS encoding nucleotidyl transferase AbiEii/AbiGii toxin family protein, which codes for MRESFQRIVKLLNNLTQEKIIKNFALVGGLAVSSWTVPRATKDIDFLVHLTEQLNKKNIDLLNKRIQKEFHKTEVMMDNLLGMYVIRIDDGVTIIDLIIASKNWHEKILDDLTQVNSSIFGTQINIAKPEGLIVMKMKGSSPQDIIDVKNLYELENIDKNKLFLLAKSARVDKRLRKLLTNKKALS
- a CDS encoding DUF5916 domain-containing protein; translated protein: MKRNKSPYILIISMISMLIIFTGFMLSDEKVLKIPKFSRAPKIDGVLDNPLWEKEALKIENFVQFQPKEGAIPSEKTIAYLGYDEKNFYCAVKCFDSEPKKIRASLTNRDSAFNDDWILIFLDTFNEKRRAFEFFVNPIGIQGDGIRTEEGGNESDSQTWDTVFYTDGKLNEEGYVVEIALPFKSIRFPNLQKKVWGIFIIRNIPRKGELITFPIIKRGMGGVLTQEAQIMIEGYVERGKNLEVMPIFTSLKNEGERIDPEAGVNLKYGLSSDLTFDFTFNPDFSHIEADAPQIDINQRFALYYPEKRPFFLEGTEIFQYGSQWDPQGINIIYTRRIIDPRWGGKFTGKVGRFTLGYISALDQNPTESLWEISNGGKNLSEDALFNIFRMKTDVFKESYVGFAFTDKEIDGSFNRVGSIDGKFKFSKNFYFSFQAVGAKTKYQDEETGWAPAFYSEFFYTSKHWGSGIEYQSIHP